The DNA region AGCCGAGAAAACAATTCAACAACAAAACCTTTGCGTTCTCTGCGTGAGGCAAATAGCTGCATAGCGGATCATCTCAATCCGCCTGCAAACTCGGATATTTCAGCCCAAAACGCTCGCGATAATACCACTTTGAAAAATAGAACACAAACGCCAGCACCAACACATATTGCCACACTTTCAGGCAGATGGCCAGCGCGAGAAACAAGATCGGCAATTTGATGGCGCGAGAGACGTCATTGCGGGTTTGTTTGATCGCGGCCAGCAGAAAGAACGGCGCGGAGATGAGTGCGGGATAAAAAATCACCGGATCGTTCACGTAAAAAGCAATACCGGTTGCGGCGATTTCGCAAGCACAACCCGCGATGATGGTCGGACGCCAGCCGTATTTCACGCCGAAAGTGAGTTTTTGCGTGCGGGCGTCGCCGTCGAGATCGAGCAGGGTGGTGTACAAATAAACCGCGCCGACCGCGAGCATGTAGGGCAGCGCATGCCGAATCGGCATGCCCAGGCTTGTCTCCACCGACCACCAGCCGGCGGAGAAAATCAATAGCGCGCCGCCGGCATTCGAGAGCAATCCCAGAAACGGTCGATCTTTCCACTGGAACGGCGCGACGCTGTAAAGAATGCCGGTCAACAAAAATATTGCAAGAAACAAAAGTCCGACAAGATGATCGTGATAAAACGCGATCAGCAGCCCGGCGCCGGACAACAAAATCGTTTGCAGCCACGCGGCACCCGGTGAAATATGCCGGTGTGCAATGAGAAAGAGCTTGTGATTTTGCGCGTCCGTGGCAACGTCGCAAAGCTGGTTCAGAATAAACGCCGCGCCCATGAGCAAGCTGAGCGAGAGCAGCAGCGTGAGCGATTCTCCCGCCATGCCGGTGGTAGCGCCGTTCATGCCGCTTGGCGCAAAACGATGAAAGGCAAAATAACCGGCAGCGTAAACCGTCCACACCGGAAAGAACAATGTCGGCCGCAGGACGAAAACATAATCCAACAGCTTGACGATTTTTTTGATCCTCATGTCGATGTTCCCACTTCCTATGGGGATAGAATCCGCTGCCTCAGCCGGTTTGCTTGGTCGCAGGCTTGCGCGTGATTTTTACCAGTCCGTTTTGATTTTGTTTCTTGGCGCGCCGCACGATAACATCGAATTGGCCGTTCTTGTCATCCATCGCAAATTTGTCCATCAAATCTTCGGGGATGAGAGGATACTGGCCGTTGAAGCAGGCCGTGCAATACCCGCCTTTTTCATGCGGCACGGATTTGAGCAGGCCTTCCAGCGAAAGGTATTCCAGGCTGTCGACTTCGAGATAGTCCTTGATTTGCGCGACGCTTTTGTGCGCGGCAATCAACTCGTCTTTCGTGGGGAAATCCATGCCGTAATAGCACGGCGAAACGATGGGCGGCGAGCTAATGCGCACGTGAATCTCCTTGGCGCCGGCGCGGCGCAGCAGGCGCACGAGATTGCGCAGGGTGGTGCCGCGCACGATGGAATCTTCCACGACGACAACACGCCGGCCGTTGAGCACGCCCTTCACCGGATTGAATTTCACCCGCACGTTGAGATCGCGCACGCTTTGATCGGGATGAATGAACGTGCGGCCGATATAATGATTGCGAATCAAGCCGATTTCGTATTTGATGCCGGAGTTGCGCGCATAACCAAGCGCGGCGGTGTTCGACGAGTCGGGCACGCCGATTACCATATCGGCTTGCGCGGGATGCTCGTTGGCGAGATTCTTGCCGAGCCGGCGGCGCGCGCGATCGACGTTTTCCTCGAAAATCTTGCTGTCCGGCCGCGAAAAATAAACGAACTCGAAGATGCACGCCGCGCGCGCGGCTTTTTCGTCCAAA from Cytophagia bacterium CHB2 includes:
- a CDS encoding amidophosphoribosyltransferase, which encodes MNVTSTSSNELDKPRSNCAIVGAYGNREAAKLVYLSLYALQHRGQESSGIVSSDGEHLHRHAGMGLVTNVFADAKLFERLPGKIAIGHNRYSTTGSTMLQNAQPFLTHFKHGAMAVSHNGNFTNARTLRRQLEDQGSIFQTTSDTELILHLMAKSQAGDIVGRLKDTFNQLKGAYSLVILTRNKLIAVRDPRGWRPLNLGRKRHTWLVASETCAFDLLDAKYVREIEPGEIVVLDQHGIASDRLDEKAARAACIFEFVYFSRPDSKIFEENVDRARRRLGKNLANEHPAQADMVIGVPDSSNTAALGYARNSGIKYEIGLIRNHYIGRTFIHPDQSVRDLNVRVKFNPVKGVLNGRRVVVVEDSIVRGTTLRNLVRLLRRAGAKEIHVRISSPPIVSPCYYGMDFPTKDELIAAHKSVAQIKDYLEVDSLEYLSLEGLLKSVPHEKGGYCTACFNGQYPLIPEDLMDKFAMDDKNGQFDVIVRRAKKQNQNGLVKITRKPATKQTG